The following is a genomic window from Verrucomicrobiia bacterium.
TTGACTCTGAAGCTCCTTGTATGTTGGATTGGCGCGGTTGAATATACGCGAACGAATCCTGTTCGTTATCTGCGCAACAGCGGCGCTTGCGCTTCCACCTCGTTCACCAAACTCGTGAAGTACTGCATCCTGCGCGCGCTGGTCGGCTTGGCCGTGTTGGCGCCGCTGATATGCGAACCCGCGCCCTTGAATCGGACTCTGGCCACCCTTTTTACGTACACTTTGGCGCGCGAGGGCGATGCCGAAGCCTATGACGAGGCGCTGGCGGCGGCTTGCCTGCAGGGGATCATCAACAGGGAATCGCCGCAGCTTTATCTGTTGTCGGGCAAGAACAGCCCGCCTCAGTACTGGCTCGACCTGCTTTCGGCGAAGGGCCGTTGGCTTGAACAACGCGAGCTAAAGCCGCTGCCGGACCTTAATGCGCTGGTAAAGCTGGCGGGAGCGCGATTGCGAGGCGCGGTCATTTGGGACCCCGCCGTGCCCGCCACAGTGAATGTCGCGACTACGGTAGCAGGCGTCGAGGACGGGGTGGTTCTCAGCCCGGAGTTCGCCAATCGTTATGTGTCGCGATGGGGCCTGAAAGTGCTTGCCGATTTGCGCGGGCGCTTCACAGGAACGGAAACCGGCAGCCCCAAAAACGACGCCTATCGCTGGGCAATCCGGGAGTACCTGGCCAAAGGGCGCTGCTTCCCGCATCGGCTTTGCCTGTTTGAAGATTCTTTTTCCACACGGTCGCGCGGTGACCTGGGTTATGTCGTCATGCGCGACTGGGCGGTGTATAATCGCGCGTTTGTTTTTGACCTCTCGCCCTGGGGCGACGAGCCACCGGCGGACGATGCTGCCCAACGCGCCGGGCTGGACCTGGAAACCTACAAAATGATCCTGGGCCAAATCCTGCGTCAATCCGCGGGAAAACAGATGACAGAAGTGGCGGGCTTTTTTGTGTTTTCGAAGTACAGCAACGTGCCCGGGCACAAAAGCGCGCATGAGCCGGTGCCGACCGAGTGGGAGACGGTCTGGCTGATAACCCCTTACAACTGTTACCAGAACACCGTGGCCAGCGATTGCTTCAACCAGTCGTTTCACACCCAGGCCCCTCGCCGCCCGCTCCAGCAGCATCCGGCAATCAAAACAGTCCCCTTGCAGAAAAAAAACTACATCTGCATTCTGATGGCGGACTATGATTCGGCACAACCCCTGTATGATTTCCTGCCGAAGTACTGGTCGAGCCCCGAGCGTGGCAGAATTCCACTGGCTTGGGGCATCAACCCGAATTTGCTGGAAACCTACCCGGACCTGATCGCCTACTTTTACCAAACGGCATCTCCGGCGGACACCTTCACGAGCGACGCCAGCGCCGCAGGCTATATGAACCCGAACCGCATCCGGAAGGAATACCTTCCGTTATTTGTGCGGCACAACCAGCGTTTCTTTCACGAGGCCGACATGACCATGGCGCCGATGGTGCTGGATTGGGATGAGCCCTCGGCCGAGGTGAAGGACGCCTTCCGGCAATTCGCGCCGGATGGCTTCGCCACCATCGTAATGGATTTGCACAATGGCGGCGGGAAAGCTCCTCGACCGCAAGTCTGGAAAGGGATGCCCGTGCTTGAACTCATTAATGATACCTGCAACTTCGCAGGACCGGAACAGACAGCGCAGGTCATGGCGCGGGCGATTACGGCGCATGGCGGACGGGCGCCAGGGTTCTATTTCTTTCGGATTGTGTGGGTCAGCCCGACAGATATTTCCGCAACCCTGACCGCGCTGCGCCAAAAGCGAACAGATTTCGAGGTCGTTGACCCGCACACCTTCTTTGCCCTCTTTAAGCAATCCCAGCAGACGCGCGACAAAGGCAGCCTGCCGCCAAGTGGCAAGTGAAGCGCGCCTCGTGGTCAATCGAATCACCGCAACACTGCCAACTGGATCATCAGACCCGTGCAAATGAACCCAAATAACGCGACTGTCGTTTCAGGCCGTCCCGGCGCGCCAACGGCTTCGTGGCTAACTGCAGGTTTTCTGGCAGGAACGGTTTGAGAAAGGGCGGCAGGTCGCGTCGGCCACCCCTCTGATAATCCTGCCAAACGGTTTGGGCCGTTTCCTGTTTTGGTTGGCCAAGTTCG
Proteins encoded in this region:
- a CDS encoding GxGYxYP domain-containing protein produces the protein MTLKLLVCWIGAVEYTRTNPVRYLRNSGACASTSFTKLVKYCILRALVGLAVLAPLICEPAPLNRTLATLFTYTLAREGDAEAYDEALAAACLQGIINRESPQLYLLSGKNSPPQYWLDLLSAKGRWLEQRELKPLPDLNALVKLAGARLRGAVIWDPAVPATVNVATTVAGVEDGVVLSPEFANRYVSRWGLKVLADLRGRFTGTETGSPKNDAYRWAIREYLAKGRCFPHRLCLFEDSFSTRSRGDLGYVVMRDWAVYNRAFVFDLSPWGDEPPADDAAQRAGLDLETYKMILGQILRQSAGKQMTEVAGFFVFSKYSNVPGHKSAHEPVPTEWETVWLITPYNCYQNTVASDCFNQSFHTQAPRRPLQQHPAIKTVPLQKKNYICILMADYDSAQPLYDFLPKYWSSPERGRIPLAWGINPNLLETYPDLIAYFYQTASPADTFTSDASAAGYMNPNRIRKEYLPLFVRHNQRFFHEADMTMAPMVLDWDEPSAEVKDAFRQFAPDGFATIVMDLHNGGGKAPRPQVWKGMPVLELINDTCNFAGPEQTAQVMARAITAHGGRAPGFYFFRIVWVSPTDISATLTALRQKRTDFEVVDPHTFFALFKQSQQTRDKGSLPPSGK